The Zonotrichia leucophrys gambelii isolate GWCS_2022_RI chromosome 22, RI_Zleu_2.0, whole genome shotgun sequence genome includes the window atttgggataaaattaTGGGAAAATGGGTCTGAGTTCGATATCGGAGCATTGGGCTTGAAAATTTGGGATGCaaattttggaatttggggCTCAGCCACCCCTGGGAATATCCCCCCACTCCCAGCTGTGGGATTCAGCATCTCCTTCCCaaatatccccccaaaaaaaccccaaaccacgaattttctgtaaaaaaaaaaattgtttttacatCTAAACAGCTAAATAATTTACATCTAAATCTTAAGTAATTCTAACCCAGGTTTTtaggatgggaaaaaaataaataaaaaccccaagacCAGGCGATGACAAGAACATCTTTATAGgaatcaaaattaatttaaaccaggcgaaataaattaaaacattaaatattaacTTTCAGTGCAACATATACAGAAGACATGAGAGTAAccatgactttaaaaaaaaaccaaaaaaccccaaaacaaccccaaaaacaaccccaaaacagagggaaaagctCTGGGTTGGTTACTAAGGGGGAATTAAGGCTGTGCCTCCAGCCTGAGGAGGTTTCCTGGgatttaaattcatttattattaataaaaagcTGGGGATTTGTCCCCAAAAATGAGCcgggcttggggttttttttttcttttctgtagaaaaataaatccccATCCTGGCGGGGGTTTGGgttaaaatcccaaatattcGGGTTTGAAAAGTCCCGGGAAAACGACCCGAGAGTCGAGGGAGACCCCGGGGAAACGGCGGGAAAAGGGGAAAACGCCCCAAAAAGGATCCGAAGGAGGGAGGGGACGgtcctggggtgtccccaggtgtccccaggtggtCCCGGGTCTGTCACACACCTGTGGGGATGGAATGGCAGCGGTTACgcacctgtgtccccaggtgtccccaggtgtcccacggatgtccccaggtgtcccaggtgtcccctcacctgtcccaggtgtccccaggtgtcccatggatgtccccaggtgtcccctcccctgtcccaaGTGACCATAAGTGTCCCCGGTGTCCtccacctgtcccaggtgtcccatggatgtccccaggtgtcccctcacctgtcccctaTGTCCCCTTACCTGTCCcaagtgtcccctgtgtccccaggtgtcccctcacctgtcccaggtgtccccaggtgtccctcacctgtcccacgTGTCCCatggatgtccccaggtgtcccttgtgtccccaggtgtgccatagatgtccccagatgtcccctcacctgtctcaAGTGTCCCCTgttccaggtgtccccaggtgtccccaggtgtccctcacctgtctcgctgtggcagcaggatgtGCCCCTCACCCCAGGtgttccctgtgtccccaagtgtccctcccctgtcccaggtgtcccgtggatgtccccaggtgtccctcacctgtctcgctgtggcagcaggatgcTCCCCCCTTGAGCAGCCCCCCCGGTTTCTGTTGTCAcccccatgtgtccccaggtgtccccaggtgtcccaggtgtcctgTGGTGTCCCGtggatgtccccaggtgtccctcacctgtctcgCTGTGGCAGCAGGACGCTCCCCCCTTGAGCAGCCCCCCCGGTTTCTCGGGGCCGGCTCCGGGCTCGCGGCACCaaccgggacagggacagggccagggccaGCGCTTCCGCAGgcggcagcagctggggacagcaacggggacagcaatgggacatggggacagtaacagggacatggggacagggacagggccagcaCTTCTGCAGGtagcagcagctggggacagcaacAGGGACAGCgatgggacatggggacaggaacagggacatggggacagggtatggggacagggacagggacagcgctTCCGCCGGCaacagcagctggggacagcaacGGGGGCAGCGATGGGACAGGAacagacatggggacagggacacgggaacagggacatggggacacagggaatggggacacagggaatggggacacagggatggggacacagggacatggggaatggggacatggggaatggggacagggacatggggacacagggaatggggacacagggaatggggacagaggtgggacagggaatggggaatggggacacggatggggacacaggaaatgggaatggggacacagggaatggggacaggaaccAGGTTAGagatggggttggggacagggacagggtcagggaatggggacagggcaggagacacaggaaatgggaatggggacaggggacatggggatatggaatggggacaggggacagggatggggacacagggaatggggacagggactgggtTGGagatggggttggggacagggacagggtcagggaTAGGGAAtggggacggggatggggacacagggcatggggatggggacaggtcCCCTGTCCCGGGCTGTCCCCAGGAAGCCCCGGTGGCACTCACTGGACCAGGACGCAGACGGTGACGAGCAGGGCCGAGGCCACCACGGCCACCAcgagcagggcagtgatggtCTGCTTCTTCTGGGTGGCTGCCACCACGGCCAGCAGGTCAGCGTGCTCACAGCGCGTCCCCACGTACCCCgagtgacacctggggacacagggcaggtcAGAGTGTCCCCACGTACCCCGagtgacactgggacacacagacaggtcGGGTCCGTACCCCGAGTACACTGGGACACACAGGCCCGCAGGTCAGGTGTCCCCACGTACCCCgagtgacacctggggacacacaggagaCAATCTCCGAGACAGGTCACAGAGTGTCTCCCATGTACCCgagtgacacctggggacacacagagcaggtcAGGGTGTCCCCACGTACCCCgagtgacacctggggacacacagggacacagggcaggtcAGAGTGTCCCACATACGTGACACGGGACACAGGCAGTCAGAGTTCCCATGAcgtgacacctggggacacacagggacacagggcaggtcAGAGTGTCCCCACGTACCCCgagtgacacctggggacacagggcaggtcAGAGTGTCCCCACGTACCCCgagtgacacctggggacacacagggacacacagggacacagggcaggtcAGGGTGTCCCCACGTACCCCgagtgacacctggggacacagggcaggtcAGGGTGTCCCCATGTACCCCgagtgacacctggggacacaggcgTCAGGTGTCCAGTACCCGAGGACACCTGGGACACGGACACAGGCAGTCATGGGTCCCCATGTACCCTgagtgacacctggggacacaggaccAAGTCAGGTGTCCCACGTACGAGTGACACTGGGGCACCACAGGGACCAGGTCAGTGTCCCATACCCgagtgacacctggggacacacagggacacagggcaggtcACCCCGCAGTTTTGGGATTCCCAGGACACTGACCCTGGAGTTTTGGGATCACtgagaccccaaacccagagTTTTAGGGTCAGGGGATTTAGGCACTCACACACAGGCTCTCCTGACCCCATAATTTCGGGGTTAGGGGATTTAGGCACTCACACACAGGTTTCTCCTGCCCCCATAATTTCATGGTTAGGGGATTTAGGCACTCACACACAGATTCTCTTGCCCTCACTTCAGGTTTAGGGATTTAGGTGCTCACACACAAGCGGTTTCCCCCACAGTTTATGGTTAGGGGATTTAGGCACTCACACACAGGTTTCTCCCGCCCCCATAATTTTGAGGTCAGGGGATTTAGGCACTCACACACAGGTTTCTCCTGCCCCATAATTTCATGGTTAGGGGATTTAGGCACTCACACGCAGGCGGGTTTCCCCATAGTTTATGATTAGGGGATTTAGGCACTCACACACAGGTTTCTCCTGCCCCCATAATTTCGGGTTTAGGGGATTTAGGCACTCACACACAGATTTCTCCTGCCCCCATATATTCGGGCTTAGTGGATTTAGGCACTCACACACAAGCGGGTTTCCCCCACAGTTTCAGGTTTAGGGGATTTAGGCACTCACACACAGATTCTCCTGCCCCCATAATTTCTGGCTCAGGGGATTTAGGCACTCACACACAGGCGGGTTTCTCCTCGCCCCATAGTTTATGATTAGGGGATTTAGGCACTCACACGCAGGCTCTCCTGCCCCCACAATTTCGGGCTCAGGGCATTTAGGCACTCACACGCAGGTGGGTTTCTCCTCACCCCACAGTTTATGGCTAGGGGATTTAGGGGATTTAGGCACTCACGCGCAGGCGGGTTTCTCCTCACCCCATAGTTTATGATTACAGGATTTAGGCACTCACACACAGATTCTCTTGCCCCCATAATTTCATGGTTAGGGGATTTAGGCACTCACACACGGATTTCTCCTGCCCCATAATTTCGGGGGTTAGGGGATTTAGGCACTCACACACAGATTCTCTTGCCCCTACACTTTCAGGTTTAGGGGATTTAGGCACTCACACACAGGCGGGTTTCTCCTCACCCCATAGTTTATGATTAGGGGATTTAGGCACTCACACACAAGCGGGTTTCCCCCACAGTTTATGGTTAGGGGATTTAGGCACTCACACGCAGGCAGGTTTCTCCTCATCCCACAGTTTATGGTTAGGGGATTTAGGCACTCACACACAGGTTTCTCCTGCCCCCATAATTTTGGGGGTTAGGGGATTTAGGCACTCACACACGGATTTCTCCTGCCCCCATAATTTCATGGTTAGGAGATTTAGGCGCTCACACGCAAGCGGGTTTCCCCCACAGTTTATGGTTAGGGGATTTAGGCACTCACACGCAGATTCTCTTGCCCCTACACTTTCAGGTTTAGGGGATTTAGGCACTCACACACAAGCGGGTTTCCCCCACAGTTTATGGTTAGGGGATTTAGGCACTCACACACAGGTTTCTCCTGCCCCCATAATTTCATGGTTAGGGGATTTAGGCACTCACACGCAGATTCTCTTGCCCCTACACTTTCAGGTTTAGGGGATTTAGGCACTCACACGCAGGCGGGTTTCTCCTCACCCCACAGTTTATGGTTAGGGGATTTAGGGGATTTAGGCACTCACACACATGTTTCTCCTGCCCCCATAATTTCATGGTTAGGGGATTTAGGCACTCACACGCAGGCGGGTTTCTCCTCACCCCACAGTTTATGGTTAGGGGATTTAGGCACTCACACGCAGGCGGGTTTCTCCTCGCCCCATAGTTTATGGTTAGGGGATTTAGGGGATTTAGGCACTCACACGCAGGCGGGTTTCTCCTCACCCCACAGTTTATGATTAGGGGATTTAGGCACTCACACACAGGCGGGTTTCTCCTCACCCCACAGTTTATGATTAGGGGATTTAGGCACTCACACACAGGCGGGTTTCTCCTCACCCCATAGTTTATGATTAGGGGATTTAGGGGATTTAGGCACTCACACGCAGGCGGGTTTCTCCTCACCCCACAGTTCATGGTTAGGGGATTTAGGGGATTTAGGCACTCACACACAAGCGGGTTTCCCCCACAGTTTATGGTTAGGGGATTTAGGGGATTTAGGCACTCACACGCAGGCGGGTTTCTCCTCCTGCACCAGGAAGCGGCACGTGCCGTGGAAGCAGAACTGCCGGTGCGAGTCCGGGCACTCGTTGAAGTGCGACCTCACCGCCGCCGCCACCGGGGCTGCGGGGAAAAAACGAGGAGGAAAAcggagattttggggaaaatcccaaaaaaatggggggagcagAAGCCGGGAAGGGTTGGGGTTAGAGGAaaggggtggcagcagggacatcccaccccaaaaggacatttcccattccaaaagattccccatcccaaaagGAGGTGTCCTGTCCTAAAAGGAGAGTTCCCATCccaaaaggagatttttccaccccaaaagattttcccatcccaaaatgaatttttccccatcccaaaaggagatttcccaccccaaaatgaggtttttttcacccaaaaGACTTCCCACTCCACAGGAgatttcccaccccaaaaggagattttttacaccccaaaaggagatttttccatCACAAAAGGGAgatttcccaccccaaaagaTGTCTCAGCCCCAAAAGATTTCCTGTCCCGAAAGAAGATTTCCCATCctaaaaggagatttttcccCAGCCtcaaaaggagatttttccatCCCAAAAGGAGATTTCCCACTCCAAAAAATGTCTCAGCCCCAAAAGCAgatttcccaccccaaaaggagatttttccaccccaaaaaacgAGATTTCCCAGCCCATAAAAAAATTTCCCATCCTAAAATGAGACTTCCCACCCCAAAAGATCTTCCATcccaaaaggaaattttccccatcccaaaaggagatttcccaccccaaaaggagatttttccacTCCAAAagatttcccatcccaaaaggagatttcccatcccaaaaggattttttccccatcccaaaaggattttttccccatcccaaaaggAGATTCCCCACCccaaaaggagatttttccaccccaaaaggattttttccaccccaaaagGAGATTTCCTCCACCCCAAAGTTGAGCAGAGCTGCTTTAGGGTTTACTTTGGGATCTCTGTGCAGCCACCCCAAGGATCCCAGCCGGGTGCAGCCTCAATAATCCCTGAGGAATTTCCTAAAGAgctcaggaggaggaggaggaggaagcccggccccgctcctgGTTCCCATTAAACCCCATCCAACCGCCCTGGTTTGAATTATCCCGGAGGGAATTTCCTGCTGGGATCGTTGGGGACCGAGGCGCTTCCGAGCCACCCCCGGCCCCAAGGCGGGGCTGGATCAAAGcctg containing:
- the TGFA gene encoding protransforming growth factor alpha, which translates into the protein MAGGPAALALGVLLATCHALDNSTAGRSAPVAAAVRSHFNECPDSHRQFCFHGTCRFLVQEEKPACVCHSGYVGTRCEHADLLAVVAATQKKQTITALLVVAVVASALLVTVCVLVHCCRLRKRWPWPCPCPGWCREPGAGPEKPGGLLKGGASCCHSETGV